The following are encoded in a window of Streptococcus pasteurianus genomic DNA:
- a CDS encoding MarR family winged helix-turn-helix transcriptional regulator, with protein sequence MANFKNNAVKSMVVMRKAFRTIDARVSESFKVDHLTPTQFGVLDVLYAKGPMKIAELLDSMLATSGNMTVVIRNMEKKGWVTRTTCPHDKRAYLVGLTEQGCQVIEHALPLHIAKIEETFSVLTEDEQAELIRLLKKFKPCEQNNLQNQK encoded by the coding sequence ATGGCGAATTTCAAAAATAATGCTGTAAAATCAATGGTTGTGATGCGAAAAGCTTTTCGCACGATTGATGCTAGAGTATCAGAGTCGTTTAAAGTTGACCATTTGACACCGACTCAATTTGGTGTTTTAGACGTTCTTTATGCCAAAGGACCGATGAAAATCGCAGAACTACTAGACAGTATGTTGGCAACTTCTGGCAATATGACGGTTGTCATCAGAAATATGGAGAAAAAAGGTTGGGTGACACGTACCACTTGCCCTCACGATAAACGAGCCTATCTAGTTGGATTAACAGAGCAAGGATGCCAGGTCATTGAACACGCTCTACCGCTTCATATTGCTAAAATTGAGGAAACTTTTTCAGTGCTAACAGAGGACGAACAAGCAGAACTCATTCGACTTTTGAAAAAATTTAAACCTTGTGAGCAAAATAATTTACAAAATCAAAAATAA
- a CDS encoding NADPH-dependent FMN reductase has protein sequence MKKVLFVVGSLRSGSFNAQFAKNAEKVLEGKAEISYLDWSQVPVFSQDLEANIPAAVQAARQAVSEADAIWIFSPVYNFAIPGSMKNLLDWLSRAIDLSDPTGPSAINEKVTTVSILANGGHEQVAESYRALLPFIRTQFVDEITTTRVNDSAWADGVFVPTEEVLANLDKQAQALLSAID, from the coding sequence ATGAAAAAAGTTCTATTTGTTGTTGGCTCATTACGTAGCGGTTCATTCAATGCTCAATTCGCTAAAAATGCTGAAAAAGTGCTTGAAGGAAAAGCAGAGATTAGCTATCTTGATTGGTCACAAGTACCAGTCTTTTCACAAGATTTAGAAGCTAATATTCCAGCAGCTGTTCAGGCAGCTCGTCAAGCTGTTTCAGAAGCTGATGCTATCTGGATTTTCTCACCTGTTTACAACTTTGCTATCCCAGGTTCTATGAAAAACTTGCTAGACTGGTTGTCACGTGCTATTGATCTTTCAGATCCAACAGGTCCATCAGCAATAAACGAAAAAGTAACTACGGTTTCTATTCTTGCTAATGGTGGTCACGAACAAGTAGCAGAAAGCTATCGTGCCTTGCTTCCATTCATTCGTACACAATTTGTCGATGAAATCACAACGACACGCGTAAATGATTCAGCTTGGGCAGATGGTGTGTTCGTTCCAACAGAAGAAGTTCTTGCAAACCTTGACAAACAAGCTCAAGCCCTTCTATCAGCAATCGACTAA
- the def gene encoding peptide deformylase, translating into MSVIEKLAKPSHLINMDDIIREGNPTLRAVAEEVTFPLSDEEIILGEKMLQFLKNSQDPVTAEKMGLRGGVGLAAPQLDISKRIIAVLVPNPEDKDGNPPKDAYSLQEVMYNPKVVAHSVQDAALADGEGCLSVDRVVEGYVVRHSRVTVDYFDKNGEKHRIKLKGYNSIVVQHEIDHTNGIMFYDRIDEKNPFAIKKGMLIIE; encoded by the coding sequence ATGTCAGTTATTGAAAAATTAGCAAAACCAAGTCATTTAATCAATATGGATGACATCATTCGTGAAGGCAATCCGACACTTCGTGCGGTTGCCGAAGAAGTAACGTTTCCTTTGTCTGATGAAGAAATTATTCTAGGCGAAAAAATGTTGCAATTCTTGAAAAACTCACAAGACCCTGTGACAGCTGAAAAAATGGGCTTGCGTGGTGGTGTTGGTCTAGCAGCCCCACAATTAGACATTTCAAAACGCATCATTGCTGTTCTCGTTCCAAATCCTGAGGACAAAGACGGTAATCCACCAAAAGATGCTTATAGCTTACAAGAAGTCATGTACAATCCAAAAGTTGTGGCACATTCTGTTCAAGATGCTGCGCTTGCTGATGGTGAGGGATGCTTGTCTGTTGACCGTGTTGTCGAAGGCTATGTGGTTCGTCACTCGCGTGTAACCGTTGATTACTTTGATAAAAATGGTGAAAAACATCGCATTAAACTCAAAGGTTATAATTCAATCGTCGTTCAACACGAAATCGACCACACCAACGGTATCATGTTCTACGATCGAATCGATGAGAAAAATCCATTTGCCATTAAAAAAGGTATGCTAATTATCGAATAA
- a CDS encoding cyclic nucleotide-binding domain-containing protein gives MSLEAYIKEYQLEKIFPTHYFDKLQVLQLSAGDAICHQGESLTALSYFANGKLKIVRRLFNGKEHILDIKEKPTLIGDIELLTDQLVVSSVIALEDTLIIQLPLAGIREQLLSDNALLLNLSKGLAQSLYEQNIRASTNLNYTLKERLATHILAIEEKGVFKLELTSLADSFSVSYRHLLRVIHELIDTGIIEKRRPYYYIKDMTQLIDLKITN, from the coding sequence GTGTCATTAGAAGCCTATATTAAAGAATATCAGCTAGAAAAAATCTTCCCTACTCATTATTTTGATAAATTGCAAGTCTTGCAACTATCTGCTGGGGATGCCATTTGTCATCAAGGCGAATCATTAACAGCACTCTCTTACTTTGCCAATGGAAAACTCAAAATCGTTCGCCGACTTTTTAACGGAAAAGAACACATTCTTGACATTAAAGAAAAGCCAACCTTAATTGGTGATATCGAGTTATTAACAGACCAGCTTGTCGTATCATCTGTCATCGCTCTTGAGGATACTCTCATTATCCAATTACCTTTAGCTGGTATTCGTGAACAATTGCTTTCTGACAATGCCCTACTTTTAAACTTGAGCAAGGGCTTAGCACAATCTCTCTACGAGCAAAATATTCGCGCATCAACGAATTTAAATTACACATTGAAAGAACGCCTAGCAACGCATATCTTGGCTATCGAGGAAAAAGGTGTTTTCAAATTAGAATTGACAAGCCTTGCTGATTCATTTAGCGTCAGCTACCGTCATTTACTGCGTGTCATTCATGAACTGATTGATACAGGAATCATCGAAAAACGCAGACCCTATTATTACATCAAAGACATGACACAATTGATTGACCTAAAAATCACTAATTAA
- a CDS encoding MFS transporter → MKALLEKLSLLSLSLMLVSTFSTSTALPQMISTFQQQGYAASQVEMLFSISSFAIMGMLVINPFLDRFLSERSSIILGLSFIAFGGSLPVVGKTYALVVVSRVLLGMGIGLINARAISIISENYQGNERAQMLGFRGSFEVLGNAFLTALVGFLVPFGWSWAFIVYLFALPILLFYLLFAPKRAVVAEVASQKTSAKFTKKDIVYIVGLSLLAGFVININSANSLRIPVIVDQLHLGSPRQASLILSGMMLMGILSGICFEGLLARFKKQLIIVSLLPFALGLFMLGVAHNLWLMLIGTMLSGFWYSIVVTSVFSNVSNKISPQLIGHATTLVLLFCNFGGASAAIVLSLFSKINPQPGFAFVIYAIISLIISLILMFKTRFLSQK, encoded by the coding sequence ATGAAAGCACTTTTGGAGAAACTTAGTCTTTTGTCGCTGTCTCTTATGTTGGTTTCGACCTTTTCGACGTCAACAGCTCTGCCGCAAATGATTTCAACTTTTCAGCAACAAGGCTATGCTGCAAGTCAGGTTGAAATGCTGTTTTCCATTTCCTCTTTTGCCATTATGGGAATGTTGGTGATAAATCCATTCTTGGACCGTTTTCTGTCAGAACGCAGCAGTATCATTTTAGGGCTGTCATTCATTGCATTTGGTGGAAGTTTGCCTGTTGTTGGCAAAACGTATGCGTTGGTTGTCGTCTCACGTGTGCTTCTAGGAATGGGAATTGGTCTGATTAACGCGCGTGCGATTAGTATCATTAGCGAAAATTACCAAGGAAATGAGCGCGCACAAATGCTTGGCTTTCGTGGGTCGTTTGAAGTGTTAGGCAATGCTTTTTTAACAGCTCTGGTAGGCTTTTTAGTGCCGTTTGGATGGTCATGGGCGTTTATCGTTTATCTTTTTGCCTTACCTATTTTACTGTTTTATTTGCTGTTTGCTCCAAAACGAGCCGTTGTAGCGGAAGTGGCTAGCCAAAAAACATCAGCTAAATTTACGAAAAAAGATATTGTGTATATTGTCGGATTGTCTTTATTGGCAGGATTTGTGATTAATATTAATAGTGCTAATAGCCTTAGAATTCCAGTTATCGTTGACCAACTGCACCTTGGAAGTCCACGCCAAGCTAGTTTAATTTTGAGTGGCATGATGTTAATGGGAATTCTCTCTGGTATTTGCTTTGAAGGCTTATTAGCACGATTTAAGAAACAGCTGATAATTGTTTCCTTGCTTCCATTTGCCCTTGGGTTGTTTATGCTTGGTGTGGCACACAATCTCTGGTTAATGCTTATCGGAACAATGCTTTCAGGGTTCTGGTACAGCATTGTGGTTACAAGCGTCTTTAGCAATGTGTCAAATAAAATATCGCCACAATTGATTGGACATGCGACAACTTTGGTTCTGTTATTTTGTAATTTTGGCGGAGCTAGCGCAGCCATTGTCCTCAGTCTTTTTTCAAAAATCAATCCACAACCTGGTTTTGCCTTTGTGATTTATGCTATTATTAGCCTAATAATCAGCCTTATCTTGATGTTTAAAACACGCTTTTTAAGTCAAAAATGA
- a CDS encoding MurR/RpiR family transcriptional regulator — MKMIQRLQLLEHLTPTEQILVDYLKENPEEFIGLKPKEVSDKLFISVSTIYRLINKLGLRGVNDLKLLLRTDLQQGQNHQVSDIDFPILETDTHYEVMLRLKEVYERTIEDTLGLADPETLVFAVEKMSKANIIDIYTSSANLYFAENFQFQMQEINQLVTVPKDDYIKSLTATNSDSSHLAFVISFGGRGSSMEAFCKILKKNQVPIILLTSTQGNPLTAYADDIIYMASSENHYNKMSSFSTRMTLLYLLDSLYSLYFQLNYDQNLAFKLEAYERMTKTKKE, encoded by the coding sequence ATGAAAATGATACAAAGGTTACAATTACTAGAACATCTAACACCAACAGAACAGATTTTAGTAGATTATTTAAAAGAAAATCCAGAAGAATTTATTGGTTTAAAACCAAAGGAAGTCTCAGATAAACTTTTTATTTCTGTTTCGACCATTTACCGCTTGATTAATAAGCTGGGATTGCGTGGGGTCAATGACTTGAAATTACTTTTGCGAACAGATCTCCAACAAGGTCAAAATCACCAAGTCTCAGATATTGATTTTCCAATTTTAGAAACGGATACGCACTATGAAGTGATGTTGCGGTTAAAAGAGGTTTATGAGCGAACAATCGAGGATACCTTGGGGTTAGCAGACCCAGAAACGTTGGTTTTTGCCGTTGAAAAAATGTCAAAAGCAAACATCATCGACATTTATACTTCATCAGCGAATTTGTATTTTGCGGAGAATTTTCAATTTCAAATGCAGGAGATTAATCAGCTGGTGACGGTACCAAAAGACGACTATATCAAGAGTTTGACAGCGACAAACAGCGATAGTAGTCACTTGGCTTTCGTGATTTCGTTTGGTGGTCGTGGCTCTTCAATGGAGGCCTTTTGCAAGATATTGAAGAAAAATCAGGTACCTATTATTCTCTTGACATCAACACAAGGAAATCCCTTGACAGCTTATGCTGACGATATTATTTACATGGCTTCTTCTGAAAATCACTACAATAAGATGTCGTCATTTTCGACACGAATGACCTTACTTTATTTGTTAGATAGTTTGTACTCTTTGTATTTTCAATTAAATTACGACCAAAATTTGGCATTCAAATTGGAAGCTTACGAGCGAATGACCAAAACGAAAAAAGAATAA
- a CDS encoding VOC family protein, with the protein MIKIEHIGVWVRDLETMKEFFAKYFQTTASKRYHNPRTGFSSYFLSFPDNAARLELCHREDISEGVDESLGFAHLAISLGSKETVDQLTAQLENDGYHVLGQPRTTGDGYYESVICDPEGNRLELTV; encoded by the coding sequence ATGATAAAAATTGAACACATCGGTGTTTGGGTACGTGATTTAGAAACGATGAAAGAGTTTTTTGCTAAATACTTTCAAACAACGGCATCCAAACGCTATCACAATCCACGAACAGGTTTTTCTTCCTACTTTTTAAGCTTCCCTGACAATGCTGCTCGATTGGAATTGTGTCATCGCGAGGACATTTCTGAAGGCGTTGATGAGAGTCTTGGCTTTGCTCATTTAGCCATTTCACTTGGTAGTAAAGAAACCGTTGATCAGTTAACGGCACAGCTTGAAAACGATGGCTATCATGTTTTAGGTCAACCCCGAACAACTGGTGACGGTTACTACGAATCCGTCATTTGTGACCCCGAAGGGAATCGTTTAGAATTGACCGTTTAA
- a CDS encoding Cof-type HAD-IIB family hydrolase — MTKSLIIMDIDGTLTNSEKKITPKTKEALLAAQEQGARLILASGRPVSGMQDFAKELAMDKHHGLLVAYNGAVVVDCESGDILFNQTMTVEEGQAVLEHVKQFDVIPMISKGDYMYVNDVYNNMIHWEKKNLDINIIEYESRGGKYLLAEKRDLAAFADFPLNKILLAGSSDYLATHYKEIAAPFEGKLSSMFTADFYYEFTAQGIDKAKALDTVLAPLGYQPEDMIAFGDGQNDASMLTYSGTAVAMANAVQELKDIADIITLSNDEDGIAETLRDYFTI, encoded by the coding sequence ATGACAAAATCTTTAATTATCATGGATATTGACGGAACATTGACAAACAGCGAGAAAAAAATCACTCCTAAAACAAAAGAAGCTCTTTTAGCCGCTCAAGAACAAGGAGCACGTCTCATCTTGGCTTCTGGTCGTCCTGTAAGTGGTATGCAGGATTTTGCTAAAGAATTAGCAATGGACAAGCACCACGGGCTTTTAGTGGCTTATAATGGCGCTGTGGTAGTGGATTGTGAATCTGGCGATATTCTTTTCAATCAAACCATGACAGTTGAAGAAGGACAAGCAGTTCTTGAACACGTGAAACAATTTGATGTCATCCCAATGATTAGCAAAGGGGATTATATGTACGTCAACGATGTCTATAACAACATGATTCACTGGGAGAAAAAGAATCTAGACATTAATATCATTGAATACGAATCACGTGGCGGTAAATATTTGCTAGCTGAAAAGCGTGATTTGGCTGCCTTTGCTGATTTCCCGCTCAATAAAATCTTATTGGCTGGCAGTAGCGATTATCTTGCTACACATTACAAAGAAATTGCTGCACCATTTGAAGGCAAACTCAGTTCAATGTTTACGGCAGATTTTTATTATGAATTTACTGCTCAAGGAATCGACAAGGCAAAAGCCTTGGATACTGTTTTAGCACCGCTTGGTTATCAACCAGAGGATATGATTGCTTTTGGTGACGGACAAAACGATGCTAGTATGCTGACTTATTCTGGAACTGCGGTAGCAATGGCAAACGCTGTGCAAGAATTGAAAGATATTGCCGATATTATTACCCTTTCTAACGACGAGGACGGTATCGCTGAAACGTTACGAGATTACTTTACCATTTGA
- the rpsO gene encoding 30S ribosomal protein S15 has product MAISKEKKNEIIAQYARHEGDTGSVEVQVAVLTWEINHLNEHIKQHKKDHATYRGLMKKIGHRRNLLAYLRRTDVNRYRELIASLGLRR; this is encoded by the coding sequence ATGGCAATCTCAAAAGAGAAAAAAAATGAAATCATTGCTCAATACGCACGTCACGAAGGTGACACAGGTTCAGTTGAAGTTCAAGTAGCTGTTCTTACTTGGGAAATCAACCATCTTAACGAGCACATTAAACAACACAAAAAAGACCACGCAACTTACCGTGGATTGATGAAAAAAATCGGTCACCGTCGTAACTTGTTGGCATACCTTCGCCGCACAGACGTTAACCGTTACCGCGAATTGATCGCATCACTCGGACTTCGTCGTTAA
- the adhE gene encoding bifunctional acetaldehyde-CoA/alcohol dehydrogenase, translating to MAKATNADVKNNELSAEEVAQQYTGALVDKALEAERVYATYSQEQVDKIVAAMALAGSEASLELAKEAHAETGRGVVEDKDTKNHFATEYVYERIKNEKTVGIIGEDRVSGSIQIAAPLGVLAGIVPTTNPTSTTMFKILVALKTRNAIVFAFHPQAQKCSAHAAKILYDAAVKAGAPENIVQWIETPSIANTTALIQNKKIASILATGGPGMVNAALKSGNPSMGVGAGNGAIYVDATAHIDRAVEDLLLSKRFDNGMICATENSAVVEAPIYKEWLQKMQDKGAYLVPKKDYKKIEDFVFNDNHGVNGPVAGMPATWICEQAGVKLPEGKDVLLFELDKQNIGEKLSSEKLSPLLSVYKAKDREEGIEIVEALLDYQGAGHNAGIQIGSQADPFVATYGDAVKASRVLVNQPDSVGGIGDVYTDALKASLTLGTGSWGKNSLSHNLSTGDLLNIKTVAKRRNRPQWIRLPEKTYYEKNAISYLQDEYEPMQRALIVADPGMVQFGFVDTVLAQLALRDEKVATSIYGTIKPDPTLGQTIEIAKQMRDFKPDTVIAIGGGSAIDASKIARLIYEVYLDRGDEFLDSYDAVSEFFLELQQKFIDIRKRIVKFKHQTTTRLFCIPTTSGTGAEVTPFAVITDDYTHVKYPLADYELVPQVAIVDPEFVMTVPKRTAAWSGLDALSHALESYVSVMASDFTRPWSLEAIKLIIENLEDAYNYDPKNPTLRGEKAKENMHYAAAIAGMAFGNAFLGINHSLAHKTGGEFGLPHGLAISIAMQHVIRYNAVSGNVKRSVYPRYEEYRAQKDYADIARYIGLKGKDDAELVEALCDRIDKLMHAVDVEPKLSANGVTKEAFDAAVDRLASLAYDDQCTPANPRQPYISELKQLLIDMF from the coding sequence ATGGCTAAAGCAACAAATGCAGATGTAAAGAATAACGAGTTGAGCGCTGAAGAAGTAGCTCAGCAGTACACAGGGGCTCTTGTCGATAAAGCTCTTGAAGCTGAGCGCGTTTATGCAACTTATTCACAAGAACAAGTTGATAAAATTGTAGCAGCTATGGCTCTCGCAGGTTCTGAAGCTTCGCTAGAATTGGCAAAAGAAGCACATGCCGAAACTGGTCGTGGTGTCGTTGAGGATAAAGATACTAAAAACCACTTCGCAACAGAATACGTTTATGAACGTATCAAAAATGAAAAAACAGTTGGCATCATTGGTGAAGATAGGGTTTCTGGAAGTATTCAAATTGCAGCCCCTCTCGGTGTTTTAGCAGGTATTGTCCCAACAACAAACCCAACATCAACAACAATGTTTAAAATTTTGGTGGCGTTGAAAACACGTAATGCCATTGTTTTTGCATTCCACCCACAAGCACAAAAATGTTCAGCTCATGCAGCAAAAATTCTTTACGATGCTGCGGTGAAAGCTGGTGCTCCGGAAAATATTGTCCAATGGATTGAAACACCATCAATCGCTAACACAACAGCCCTTATCCAAAACAAGAAAATTGCTTCTATTTTGGCAACTGGTGGACCTGGTATGGTAAATGCAGCCCTTAAATCAGGTAACCCATCAATGGGTGTTGGTGCAGGTAATGGTGCTATCTATGTTGATGCAACTGCTCATATTGACCGCGCTGTGGAAGACTTGTTGTTATCAAAACGCTTTGATAATGGTATGATTTGTGCGACTGAAAATTCAGCAGTCGTTGAAGCGCCAATTTACAAGGAATGGTTGCAAAAAATGCAAGATAAAGGTGCTTACTTAGTACCTAAGAAGGACTACAAGAAAATTGAAGACTTTGTTTTCAATGACAACCATGGTGTAAACGGTCCTGTTGCCGGAATGCCAGCAACTTGGATTTGTGAACAAGCTGGTGTGAAATTGCCAGAAGGCAAGGACGTTCTCTTGTTTGAACTTGACAAGCAAAACATCGGTGAAAAACTATCATCAGAAAAATTGTCTCCACTCCTTTCAGTGTACAAAGCTAAAGATCGTGAAGAAGGTATCGAAATTGTTGAAGCGCTTCTTGATTATCAAGGTGCAGGACACAATGCCGGTATCCAAATTGGTTCACAAGCAGATCCATTTGTAGCAACATATGGCGATGCCGTGAAAGCATCACGTGTCTTGGTTAACCAACCAGATTCAGTCGGAGGTATCGGTGATGTCTATACAGACGCACTTAAAGCCAGCTTAACACTTGGAACAGGATCATGGGGGAAAAATTCATTGTCACACAATCTTTCAACTGGCGATCTCTTAAATATCAAGACTGTTGCGAAACGTCGTAACCGTCCACAATGGATTCGCTTACCAGAAAAAACTTACTACGAAAAGAATGCTATCTCATATTTGCAAGATGAATATGAACCAATGCAACGTGCTTTAATTGTAGCAGACCCAGGTATGGTTCAATTTGGATTTGTTGACACTGTCCTTGCTCAATTGGCATTGCGTGATGAAAAAGTCGCAACATCAATTTACGGAACAATCAAACCAGACCCAACTCTTGGACAAACAATCGAAATTGCAAAACAAATGCGTGATTTCAAACCAGATACAGTCATTGCAATTGGTGGTGGCTCTGCTATTGATGCATCTAAAATTGCACGTTTAATTTATGAAGTTTATCTTGACCGTGGTGATGAATTCCTTGATAGTTATGATGCTGTTAGCGAATTTTTCCTTGAATTGCAACAAAAATTCATTGATATTCGTAAACGTATTGTGAAATTCAAACATCAAACAACAACACGCCTTTTCTGTATCCCAACCACATCTGGTACAGGTGCTGAGGTGACACCATTTGCGGTTATTACTGATGATTATACACACGTGAAATACCCACTTGCTGATTATGAATTGGTACCACAAGTTGCTATTGTTGATCCAGAATTTGTTATGACTGTGCCAAAACGTACAGCAGCTTGGTCAGGATTAGATGCTTTGTCACATGCTCTTGAATCTTACGTATCAGTTATGGCATCTGACTTTACACGTCCATGGTCTCTTGAAGCTATCAAGTTGATTATTGAAAATCTTGAAGATGCTTATAACTACGATCCTAAGAACCCAACACTTCGTGGTGAAAAAGCTAAAGAAAACATGCATTATGCAGCAGCTATTGCTGGTATGGCATTTGGTAATGCTTTCTTAGGTATCAACCATTCACTTGCTCACAAAACAGGTGGTGAATTTGGACTTCCACACGGTTTAGCTATTTCAATCGCAATGCAACATGTTATCCGCTATAACGCTGTATCTGGTAATGTTAAACGCTCAGTTTACCCACGTTATGAAGAATACCGTGCTCAAAAAGATTACGCAGATATTGCGCGTTATATTGGTCTTAAAGGTAAAGATGATGCAGAATTAGTTGAAGCACTTTGCGATCGCATTGATAAATTGATGCATGCTGTTGACGTTGAACCAAAACTTTCTGCTAATGGTGTTACAAAAGAAGCCTTTGATGCAGCAGTTGATCGTTTGGCAAGTTTGGCATATGATGACCAATGTACTCCAGCAAACCCACGTCAACCATACATTTCAGAATTGAAACAACTTTTGATTGATATGTTCTAA
- a CDS encoding GlsB/YeaQ/YmgE family stress response membrane protein has product MIWSLIVGSLIGMMAGAITNRGESMGCIYNIFAGLVGSFVGQSLFGFWGPSLAGMAILPSILGAIIVIAVVDLFFGK; this is encoded by the coding sequence ATGATTTGGTCATTAATTGTCGGATCGCTTATTGGGATGATGGCTGGTGCAATTACCAATAGAGGAGAGTCTATGGGTTGCATTTACAATATTTTTGCTGGTTTAGTTGGTTCTTTTGTTGGTCAAAGTTTATTTGGCTTTTGGGGACCATCGTTAGCTGGTATGGCAATTTTACCATCGATTTTAGGAGCTATCATTGTTATTGCAGTCGTTGATTTATTCTTTGGCAAGTAA